The sequence TCGCCCTGTCCACCGGGCAGCGCGAGGTTCAGGGCAGCCGCGAACTGGCGGTGCTGCAGATCGGCGCGCTGGCGGCGGACACCCTGGCCCGGGCGATCGCCCGTGGCGTACATGCCGCCACGCCGTGGCCCGGCAGCCAGGTCGCAACCTGGCAAACGCTCGGCGGCTAACACGCCGCCACCAAAAAAGGGGCGCTGGCGCCCCTTAATCATGATTAACCCTCGTCGCTTAAATGCCAGCGGTTTCCCGAATATAACGGCGCGCTTTTACCGCATACTCGAACGGGTTGGCCAGCGCCGGATCCTGCTCGGCCTCCACCACCATCCACCCTTTGTAACCGCGCTCGTCCAGTAGCTTGAACACCGGCCTGAAGTCGATCACGCCATCACCCGGCACGGTGAAGGTGCCCTTCTTCACGCCGTCGAGGAAGCTCAGCTTGTTGGCTTTCACTTCCGCCACCACCTCATCGCGCACGTCCTTCAGATGGACGTGGTTGATGCGCGGCAGATACTTCTCCAGGATCGCCATCATCGCCTGCTGGCTGCCTTCCGAATAGTAGGCGTGGCCGGTATCGAACAGCAGGTAGACGTCGTCGTTGACCATGCTCATGTAGCGATCGATTTCGGCCGTGGTCTGAATGCCGGTGCCCATGTGGTGGTGCAGACACACCTGCATGCCTTTGCCGGCGGCGATCTTCGCCAGCTCGTTGTAACCGTCGGCCACGCGCTGCCACTCTTCATCGCTGAAGTACGGCTTCTCTTCGAACACGCCTTTGGTGGTGCCCTGAATGCTCTTGCTCTGCTCGGAGCAGCCGATCACCCTGGCGCCCATGGCATGCAGGAAATTCATGTGGTTGATAAATTCATCGATGGTTTTGTCTTTCTGGCCGTCGGCGAAAAAGGTGCTGAACCAGGCGTTGCAGATCTGGATGCCGCGAATATCCAGCATCGGTTTCAGCACCGCCGGATCGCGCGGGTATTTGCTGCCCACTTCGCTGCCGGTGAAGCCGGCCAGCGCCATTTCGCTGACGCACTGCTGGAAGGTGTTTTCCTTGCCCAGATCGGGCATGTCGTCGTTGGTCCAGCCGATCGGCGCAATGGCCAATTTCACGTTGTCTTTATTCATGGTCTGCCTCGGTCCTTGGAGGGCCGCCGGTGCAAACGCCGCCGGCGAGCCGAATAAGATTATTTGCCCAACAGCTCTCTTTCGATGCGCTCTCTGGTCGCCACCGCCTGGCTCGGCATCTTTTCCGGGTAGCCGAACAGCGAGGTGCAGATGATCGATTCGCCGCCGACCTTGAAGCTGCGGTTGGCAAATTCCATGTCGCGCAGCGTCTGGAACAGGGCGTCGAAATTCACCTCGCCTTCGCCGATGCCGACGTGCTGATGCACCGCGGCGTCAACGCCCGGCGGGTTGACGATATAACGGCAATGCTTGGTGTGATTCATGGTGTCGGCGATCAGCACGTGGGAAAGATCGTCCCCGGCGTACTGCAGCATGCCGGCCACGTCACCCAGCCCCTTGTCGTAGTAGAAGGTGTGCGGCACGCTGTAGAGGTATTTGACGTGGTCGCTGCGCAGCGATTTCACCAGATCGGCGGTTTCGTTGCTCAGCTCGCAAAAGTCCCACGGGTGCGACTGGATCTCCATACGGATACCCTCGCGCTCGACGATCGGCAGCAGCTCCTCCATCGAGCGATACCACAGCTCCTCGCAGATCTCCGGTTCGTTGGGGTTACCCGCCAGTTCGGTGTTAATCACCTGCACGCCCATTTCCACCGCGATTTCGATCATCCGCCGCCAGTTTTTGACCGCCGCCTGGCGGCGATCTTCCCCTGGCCCGGACCAGCGATACACCACGATAAATGAGGAGATCTCCACGCCGGTCGCTTTCAGGGCGTTTTTATACTCCGCCATGATTTCGCGACTGGCCTTCGGATGCTTGTAAAACGGGTTGATCTGCGGGTGCGGCGACTGCTCGATATATTTGTAGCCCCAGTCCGCCACCTGCTGAACCATTTTGGTGACGCCCAAATCCCGGATAACGTCAACATCAAAAGCGATCTTCATGGTCACTCCTCTGCAATCGTGGGTAGGTGGTGCAAGCCGGCTATTTGTTGTAAAACGCCGGGCGCGCCGGCAAGGTCACCGGCACGATTTCGCCGCTGAGCTGGGCCGCCACGCAGGCGTCGGCGGTCACCGCGGCGGCGTAGCCGTCCCAGGCGGAAGGCCCGGTCAACTTGCCCGCGGCCACGTCGTTGATGAAGCCCTGTAGCTCAACGTCATAAGCGTCGATAAAACGATCCTTCCAGTCGGTCAGGATTTCAGTCGACAGGCGGGCGCCGCTGCGCATCTGCACCGAAGACGGCTCCGGCAGTTTGGCGATGCCGGTTTCCCCTACCACTTCACACTGAATGTCGTAGCCGTACTGGCAGTTGACGAAGATTTCGACGTCAATGCGCGTGCCTTTGGCGGTTTCGAACAGCACAATCTGCGGATCTTTCAGGTGTGGGAACGCCTTCGGGCTCTTGCGCGGGAACACCACCTGCACCGACACATAGTCGTCGTCGAGCAGCCAGCGCAGCACGTCGATTTCGTGGATCAGGGTGTCGGTGATCGCCATATCGGTGGTGTAGGCCTCGCCGACCGTCGGGTTGCGGTGCGCGCAGTGCAGCATCAGCGGCTCGCCGATCTGGCCGCTGGTCAGCACCTGTTTCAGCGCACGATAGCCCTGGTCATAGGGGCGCATAAAGCCGACCTGCACCAGCCGTTTGCCGTGCTTCGCTTCGGCATCGACGATGTTTTTGCAGCCCTGCGCGGTCACCGCCAGCGGCTTCTCGCAGAACACCGGTTTGCCGGCGGCGATGGCCGCCAGCACGAACTCTTCGTGGCTCGGCCCCCAGGAAGTCACCAGCACCGCCTGCACGTCGGCGGCCTTAATCAGATCGTGGCCGTTGTCATACACCCGCGCATCCAGCTGCAGATCGCTCACCACCTTGGCGGCGTTGTCGCGGTTAATGTCATTCACCGCCACCACCCGTGCGCCCTGCAACACTTTGCTGCAGCGACGGATATGATCGCGGCCGATGGCGCCGGTGCCGATAACCCCAATGTTCAATGTCATTTTCGCTACCCTCGAGATTTATGTATGAAAACGAATCAGTAATCGCGCGCCTTATCGATGTTTTCCTGCAGCTTGCGCGCCACTGCGACGATTTTCTCGCTGTCGGCCACCTGAGCGCCGCCCACGCGCCACCAGCTGAGATACTTGTGCACCATGGTCTTCGGCAGCACCTTGATGTCCAGCAGCGTGGACACGGTCTGCCTGCGGGCGTCGGCCAGCGCATCGAGCAGCTGCTGCTCGGTGGTGACGCGATAGGTTTTGCAACCGTAAGCCGCCGCCAGCATGGCGAAATCGACCGGCACCAGTTTGCCGTCGAGCTTGCCGCCCTGTGGATTACGGAAGCGGAATT comes from Serratia sarumanii and encodes:
- the iolE gene encoding myo-inosose-2 dehydratase gives rise to the protein MNKDNVKLAIAPIGWTNDDMPDLGKENTFQQCVSEMALAGFTGSEVGSKYPRDPAVLKPMLDIRGIQICNAWFSTFFADGQKDKTIDEFINHMNFLHAMGARVIGCSEQSKSIQGTTKGVFEEKPYFSDEEWQRVADGYNELAKIAAGKGMQVCLHHHMGTGIQTTAEIDRYMSMVNDDVYLLFDTGHAYYSEGSQQAMMAILEKYLPRINHVHLKDVRDEVVAEVKANKLSFLDGVKKGTFTVPGDGVIDFRPVFKLLDERGYKGWMVVEAEQDPALANPFEYAVKARRYIRETAGI
- a CDS encoding sugar phosphate isomerase/epimerase family protein, with the translated sequence MKIAFDVDVIRDLGVTKMVQQVADWGYKYIEQSPHPQINPFYKHPKASREIMAEYKNALKATGVEISSFIVVYRWSGPGEDRRQAAVKNWRRMIEIAVEMGVQVINTELAGNPNEPEICEELWYRSMEELLPIVEREGIRMEIQSHPWDFCELSNETADLVKSLRSDHVKYLYSVPHTFYYDKGLGDVAGMLQYAGDDLSHVLIADTMNHTKHCRYIVNPPGVDAAVHQHVGIGEGEVNFDALFQTLRDMEFANRSFKVGGESIICTSLFGYPEKMPSQAVATRERIERELLGK
- a CDS encoding Gfo/Idh/MocA family protein — translated: MTLNIGVIGTGAIGRDHIRRCSKVLQGARVVAVNDINRDNAAKVVSDLQLDARVYDNGHDLIKAADVQAVLVTSWGPSHEEFVLAAIAAGKPVFCEKPLAVTAQGCKNIVDAEAKHGKRLVQVGFMRPYDQGYRALKQVLTSGQIGEPLMLHCAHRNPTVGEAYTTDMAITDTLIHEIDVLRWLLDDDYVSVQVVFPRKSPKAFPHLKDPQIVLFETAKGTRIDVEIFVNCQYGYDIQCEVVGETGIAKLPEPSSVQMRSGARLSTEILTDWKDRFIDAYDVELQGFINDVAAGKLTGPSAWDGYAAAVTADACVAAQLSGEIVPVTLPARPAFYNK